From Juglans regia cultivar Chandler chromosome 9, Walnut 2.0, whole genome shotgun sequence:
AGCCATTGTGTGTCGTCTAGGCTCTTCGGTGACTTCATATTCATGATTGCTTCAATTTTTTCTGGGGAGGCTTCAATTCCTCTTTCTAACACAATGAACCCCAGGAACTTACCTGACCCTACTCCAAACGCACACTTCAATGGGTTCAGCTTCATCTTGTACTGTCGTAGTACTGTGAACGCTTCTCTTTGGTCCGTCCTAACAGGTCATCCACGTAAACTTCCATGGTCTATCCTATTTGGTATTTAAACAACCGGTTGACCAGCCTCTAGTAGATTGCCCCTGCGTTCTTCAGGCCAAACAGCATGACTTGGTAGCAATACAATGCACGGTCTATGATAAATGAGGTATTCTCTTCGTATGCTTGGTACATTCGGATTTGGTTATAGCCTAAATAGGCGTCCATAAACCTCAACATCTTGTGCCCTGCAATGATGCCTACGATAACATCCGTATGTGGTAGGGGGAAGTTATCTTTCAGGCAGGCTTTATTTAGATCAATAAAGTCCATGCACATTCTCCACTTTTCGTTTGCTTTTTTTACCAAGACAACATTGGATAGCCATTCAGGGTAATGGGCTTCCTTGATGAACCCTTCAGCGAGCAGGCGTTCTACTTCCTCGGCGATGGCTGTATATTTCTCCATGCTGAATGATCTTATCTTTTGATGCACTTTCTTGTGCATGGGGATCATGCACAGTTAGTGTTCAATAATGTTGTTGTCAATCATGGGCATATATTCGTGACTCCAGGCGAATACATCCCGGTGCTCTACTAACAATTGCTTTAGGGCCTCTCGATCTTCTTGGGGAATTTGAGTCCCAATCTGTGTTGTTGTATTGGGGTGATTTGGGTATAATGTTACGATCTCCAATAGCTCATTCGCCTCTGCTTGCTATAGGTTTTGCTCGTCCCTCACCTCTACGCCCCTATCCAGTAGGATTGTGGGGGGTGGGGGCAATGTGCCCTGGCCGTCCTCCTAGGCAGCCTGGTCATCATCACCTACGTTAGTGCATACTTTTCCCCATTTGCTTATCATTTCTTGCACATAACATTCCCATGCTAGGGCTTGCTCACCTAGTGCTTCTCCCGCTCCACCTTCGGTTGGAAATTTCATCTTGAGGTACATGGATGTAACTTCCCAAAATAATGTCTGCTGAGCTCCCATTGTCCATGAGGATGTGCCTGGTAGTGTAAATAGCGACCAGAAGGTTACTACTACCGCATCATCATGACGGTACAATACTTCTTCACAATCTTCTTCCCCGAAAGAGATAGCTACTAAGGTGTCAAGTTTTTGGTGCTTGGGCGACCTATCCACTACATAAATTTCTTCGTATCTTGCCCTTCAGGCGTGCGCCCTCCTACCAAACAAGGATGCGCCACCCCCAGCGAATCCGCTTGTTATTGTCCTAATTTCACCTAGAAGGCCTTGTCCCTATCGTTATTCTGAGGCACCTTGTCCCTATCATTATTACAAACGTCTTCCCTTGATGGGCGTCGCTTATCTGGGCTGCTGCTTCTATGGGGGTTGTCCTATCTCAAATCGCCGTTTGATGATATTTGCAATAGCGCCTTCCGGTTCTGCGCTAGCGCTATTCTCTTTCTGATTCTTCATTTTCTTACACATTCAAATTATTGTGGATGAGTCGGGTATTATGCTCTTGTCACCTTTCGTGCCTCCTATCTAGGTGGTTCGGTGCAGCTTTCTTGTCCCCTGAACTGCTTTTGCATTCAGCCTTCGACTCCCCTTTCCTTTGTTCTACAAGAGCCTGTAGTGTATCTTCGGCGTTGACGAAGTAATCCGCCCTATCCATGAACTCTCTTAAGGTAGAGGGGATCTTTCTAGCCAACTCAGCCATGAATAGGCTACGTGGCCAAATACCACCTAGCAGGGTGGCTAGAGTAATATTCTCGTCTTGGTCATCTGTCGTCAACCTTTGTGTATTAAAGTGGGCGAGGTATGTCTTTAGGCTCTCCTCTTCCCTCTGTTTGACGGTCAGGAGGTATGCCGCTGGACGCCTATGCTCTCTTCTGGGCATAAATTGTGTTAAAAATTGCCTGGCAAGCTATTCAAAGCTATCAATCGATCCCGGTCGGAGCGTTCCAAACCATCCTTTCGCCATTCCCCTCAGAGTTAAGGGAAAAGATTGGCAGGTGATTTCTCCTAGGAAGTTTTGGATTGTGATATGCGCCTTGAAGTTCTCCAAGTGATCTACTGGGTCCCTGGACCCATCATACATCTCTATCTGTGGCACTTTAGACTTCAACGGGAGCGGCACGACCATTACTTTCACACTATGAGGCAAACTCGTGCGACTCAATAGTTGTTCCATTGAGGAAGATCCTCCCATCTTCTTCGTCATATCCTCGTACTTGCCGGCGAGGCTACGTAGCTTGTCATGTAGCTTCTTCTTTTCCACATCCTTCGCATTCACTCCCCTATTGCTATGTGCTTCTCCTTCTTCCCTATTCACTATGGCTACGCATGGTAGCATCACTGAGCTCAATGTTGCGGCGCTTTAGTTTCTCATTCTCTTTCCTTAGGTTTTCCATGGCGTCTAACGCCACCTTCAGCGCTTTTCTTCAGCTATTGCTAATCGTGTCTCCATGTCTGTAGGCATTGCTTCCGGTTCACGAGTTGCTTGAGAACGAGTCACGGTCATCATGAGGGAACCACGTTGAAGTCCAATGAAAAACTGAAATAGCAGATTACAAAATCCTACAGACGGCGCCATTATAAAGGATGTGTCCCACCACGATTGTTAATCTGCAAATTGTTATGTGGGCAGCGCGGTGTGCTTATGACacctctgatgcttaagtcaacAATAAGTGAGGGATAATAATTCAAGAATGCTCTATCAAATTATTCGAATGTTACCTGCTCCTCCTATATATAGGTGTAGAGAATATTGGATGAGTATTATAAACTGATTAATCTTGCATAATACTTAGCCATTGGAAGGCTTATCTCTGATGTATCGGAATTATCTAATCACCACGTTATCCATATTTATAATGTGATGGTTTATCCCCCCCTAATAATAAGGGTGACTAGGGTCTACATTAAACTACACGACTCCTTTGAGTAGCTATCCTTTATGgatgatgggccttgggcccacAATTTGGTCCAGACCAATATTAACTCctccaatattatatatatatatttgtttagacCTAACGTATACAAAACAATATAagtaaaacgatgtcgtttggTTTTAAACTAAATGGAGTCGTTTCGATTTGAGCCTGTCTTCGTCCCCCTCCCCCCTCTTCTTCTCCAATCtaatttctctcactctctctctcctctctcagaCAAAGCTTTACTCCCCTGTCGCCAACAGAGAATCGAATGAGAAACCGCCGAAATCGGTATGGCCAGTATTCCTCCTACCCAACGGCCGGTTCGATCGGTCTTCCTCTCAAAATCTTCCCTATCGATCGGTTTCAATTTTGGACAAAAACCAAACAGCAACAGTCGGTTTTCACCTCTGGTTATATCCACCTCCGGTTATATCTACCTCCTTAACCAGGGGAATGTGGAAAGACATAAGATACAGCTGGCAGTCAAGTACAGCAAGACTGGAAGcaataaaaagaagatatttcTCTTCAAGTTGAGATCTGAAGGCATTTAATTTCGTTGATGGTTAAAATTGGAACCAGGCATTTATGCTATGAATCTGCCAAAAAGAGGCAAACAACTAATGGCCTGCATTGAAGGGATTCCAAGTACTTTTTTAACAGAATCTGGAGTGTAATGCAGCTTGTTCATAATACATACAAAATGTCAGCTGGATGCAATATTGCAGCAATTGTCCTACTCGAAGAAGTCTTTGAATTGGCAATTCAATGGATAATTCCAACCATCATCTTCACTGGACTACttctatatatttcaatttttgcATTGTATATAATGTTTTCTAGTGTTTGTTGCAACCTCAAccctcatgtattttttttttctatagcaCTAATGAAGTTTTCTTAAACTAGACTATTAAAAAAGTGATCTACGCAATTTTTAATGTGACTATTTTCAAACTTATGCTTTAAATGAAGGtcgtttttataaaataattttataaatttaataattttattaaaatagaacATTTTCATTCTCAACCTGGTTCGTTTTTaaactttgaattttataaataaaatcttaccatGATGTGAATAATGTGCTCTAAACACTTTTTTGAGAATtgaataacttttaaaaatatgataatattttaaaatatggatgggaaaatagttatataaaagGTTGCTATTGTTATTCATATGTTTAAttgaaagaagggaaagaaaaagcCAACTTTTGCTTTACTAGCGTCGATCGGCCTGTCTTGCTCTAAGCTCCATAGGGAAAATAATCGTGCATTGGGTAGTGAGGAAGATTCGCTTCTTCCAGTGCACTAGAAAAGGTTGTTTTGGTGGCTCTCTCAAACTGTACAGGCATGATAATTGCAGGTAATATGTAAAGCTCACTGTTTCTATCGAGGAAGAACTTTCTGAAGTCAGATGCTGAATTCCTTTATAAAGAAAGCCCTTTAGGTTGGCAAATAGTTTTGCGCATGCAAGctttttctttccccttttGGACAAGGCGCTTGAAAGATGAACATGTACTGAAAAGCTCTTGATTTTAGTTTATGTGATccccaagaaaatgaaaatgttcatATGAAAGTACTAATTATAAACAATGTCACTCTTTTGTAACTTTAGGAAATTAAAATACAAGAGAAAGGTCAATTGGGTTTGTAGTATTTTCATCACTGTGCAATGCCTAGTTTAGATGATAAATGATAGACATACAATGGCATATATTATTCAAAAGCAATGATTAGAACTTTGGTCCTTATATTATAAGGGGGACctatttgttctttgtttgatCCATTTTATATAGCAGACTTGTTCGAATACTGTTTGTTTGTAGCTTCCCTCaactattttttgttcttcGGGTGCATGGCTGCCCAAATGCTGGAATTATTAGCTAGCATGAcctaaaatataagaaaactaTAGCAGAAACAGCATTTGATACATACTGCTCTATGGCAGATTTTAGTTTTTTGCTAACCATAATGATTTGATCTTCTTGATCTTGtactttcttgttttctttttctttcaaaatctgGAGGAATTTTATTTCAAGTGGTGCACTAGTGCAATTATCTATAACATGGGAGTCTAATTTCATTTCAGAAGCACACTTAGATTACACTGATGCTGGATATGTACCCCCTTTACTATGCACAACTATGCATTACCCAGATCAGCAAATGACAAAAGAAGTTATTGAtatctgaaatttttttcaCTGATTTGAAAGGTCATCTAGGAATTCACAGCTCCACTGTCTTTCTCGCAGGATTTTGAAAACAAGGTCAACTTGCAGCCTCTGAGATGCTTTTTAAGGATGGTTGCCATGTTCTTGGCCTGGCTGTGGCAGAGGTAGTTGATGATGCAACTACTGTCCTTGATCcctgtctttctctctcatgtGTTGTCACCTGATGTGTAGTGATAAAAATTAGTGAACATATTATGAATTATGGGgaataataattattagcaCACGGAAGAATTCAACATCTAGCAGatattattcttcatttaaTCATATAGCCTTTGACTTCAGACTACTCAAGCATTTCCTATTATTTTATGCTGATCCAGTTCCAAGAGTCCCTAATGTTCtgaatcattaaataaaagatattttagtGTAATGTATTGATGTGAATAATCTTGTAGTTGAAAActataattaacaataaaaagtcTAACTACTTAACAATAAAAACCACTTCCAGAGGGGGGGAACAATCAGAACCGAGGCTGACTCGATGGATCTGAGAAATCCTTGATTCACTTAGCTTTAAAGGGAGAAAGAATCAATAAACTTGACCAAAATTGTAGAGATAACATAtatacaagatatatatatatatctgtgtgtgtgtgtgtgtgtaaagaAATGAAGTTTTACATGATTTCTAGCTGCTGTCTCCGGTCGAGATTTGGGCTTATCTTTTACCCTCTCTGGCATCTCTGCTGATTCTGACTGGTTTTTCATCATCTTTGCTTGCTTCTTTTCCCACAAGCCTTTCATAACCTCTGAAACCCACAGAGCAAATTGGGCTTTCATGTCAGATTAAGCTAGCATGCACAAGGACATACCTGAAAACTTTTGTCCCTAACAAACAGAAAGGAAAGAGAtcaagtatgaaaaaaaaaaagaaccttgAGTGGTGATGAGTCTGTAAACTTGGCCAAGAACAAGAGTTTCTGTCGGCCGGAGAAGCTTAATCTTAGTTAAACGAACCTGCAACAGGTTTTTGTTGCTATTC
This genomic window contains:
- the LOC108991183 gene encoding uncharacterized protein LOC108991183 translates to MGNCQAIDAATLAVQHPSGKVDTFYWPMSANEIMKMNPGHYVALLISTSLCPSNNGREDNSQVKNKNSNKNLLQVRLTKIKLLRPTETLVLGQVYRLITTQEVMKGLWEKKQAKMMKNQSESAEMPERVKDKPKSRPETAARNHVTTHERERQGSRTVVASSTTSATARPRTWQPSLKSISEAAS